aaatcataccttgaaatgactccaaaacttcataaaaattgttagtaactcttgttAGGGCaaaaacatgttaattgggtattttagatataattactactcaaaagatgtgacactcatgataattattatctaaaatgtGTGGTTTTTTATTAGTAATCAATAATACCTATCCGAAGCCTCGGACCTTCATTTGTaacccttagagcatgccattatgtTATTATTTAGCGTGTTCAATTGGTTCACTTTTGGTATTttggggactgtaccttaggtattaccttaatagCCCATAAGTACCACTTTAATCaatcttaggtactaccttaactgatcttaagtactaccttagttaaagttgggtactACCTATCCGAAGCCTTAGAACTTGAATCCCACACATTACttgttatattttgaattttgtggtTAATCATCACTATTATTATCCTAAAACATATATGGTATACATGTGTGAATTATATACCTTTTGTACTATCTTTTGCAATAGTCATTACttgattgattataaaaaattaaccaacaaCAATTGTGTCATCAGATGACGAACATGCAAACATACTATGTAATGTTTGCGGGTGGCAAACATGGAGTGTACGATTCTTGGGTTGAATGTCAAAAGAATGTGCTCCTTTATAAGGGGAATGTTTACAAAGCATATACTTCTAGAGAGAAAGTCGTCCGAGTTTAGCTGTTTTATGCACCAAGATGGAAGAGAAGTGATGAATGTTCATCAGCTGGCAAATCAAAGTCTAAACATGCATTTGATGATAAGCATTCCttgcaaaatatttcatatacaTATGTAATAAGTTTCTTTGTTGACTTCTTTATAGCATGTGTTTTGCTTATTGTAATATCTAGTTTAACATAGGTTGTGGAAATATGTTATGAATATCAATGTCTAGTAATATATTTTCGTAGTGTTCATAGGTACTATGTGGTTATTATTATCAACTTTGTTAAACTAAAAATGATGACTCAAACATTTGGCACATAAGACAATTTGTTTGTTAAAACTCACAACATAAGacaatttgagattttttaacaCATCATAAGCTTAGGAATAAATTTTAGTTGAGATGTAAAGTTAAAAATTGTATCtagggaaattaaattttagcatatttcaaatttaaattaaagctaatatgtacaaattttgtcaatataagtaaaaataaatttctaattatttaaattatgtttattttttatataaattatatttggataatgcaaaaataatgtaattaaaaaatattaaaatagagaAGAAGGGCTAAGAAATTTTCCCCATCTATAATTTAATCATGGACAATAAAATTATAggaattcttttttctttattatttttcaaaaccttaaaaaaataaaaataaaaataaaaataaaaataaaaccctttaTTGGGaacttaaataatgaaaaaacaatttcattgaCTTATTTTCCCTAAAAGAAACCATACATTTATACAATACACAAATCCTCCTATCATTCTTtatcttctaaaaaaattattaaacatattttctaagtaaaaatactattttctattttaaataataagaactATTATTTAAACAATTTGCATACAAATCCtaagttttctttcttaaaataaggaaagtggCTTATGTTTTGTTCCTTATGATTCTAATGTGTCATTTGTCTTGGGTGCATTTGGCTTGTGAGAAAAGTACAGTGGGTTTGGTTGTCATTTCCATTTCACATTTCAACCTTCCAAGCATTCTCTGAGGCATCTCCTCCTACATTCCAAACATTCTCCAAAGAATCTTCTTGTACACCCTACATTATTCCTGTTCTCAGaaagttgttttctttgtttgatcatccatgaaaatgtccaaataaaagaaaattaaattttccaagatatttttttaggacaatgggaataaaataaaataaaaaacatttattttctttcctcaattttttttaacctttctcCATAGGAACCATACTAACATTCATCTAAAAAAGCTACAAAAAACATAATAGAGTCATCTtctcctgaagaaagaaaacataaaaaggatACAGAACAACCAAAAAGGTCTTCATTCAGGCTTCTCATCCCACCTGCTCTTGTTGTGTGTATCCGTCTCACATATCACTTTTTTCAATTGCATCATTGTAGCTAGTATGAGTTGCTTGGTACAAATATCATTAGGCTCATTATCATTGATCCACCCACAAAAACTCATGCGCCTTTGCATTAGAAGACTATCTATTAGTGTTGAGGAGTTGATCAAGTATGGAAGAGAGTGAAAGGGGTTCTGGTCCAAACCGATGTCTCTCTCATTGGTTCTTTCTTCTTCAGCTGGTGGATTACAATCTTCATTTCTTGCAAAACAAGTGCTCAtactacaataaaaaattatggtcATGAGGTTGTTTGAACTTTGGATGCACTTTTTTCAGTTTTGTTTCAAGGAAATGTATTCTTGTTAAAGATGTTAACTTTTGTTATTTGGTCGAgtacaagaaaattgaaaacaagGATGTTAACATTCTTGTCAAAGATGCAAACCAATAAAGACTACAAGGGTTACATCAactacaaataaaatttaacacaATTACTTGAAAAGATAAGCATATAGTCCAAATTACCTATTTCATTAGTCTGTGATGATGCGTCTTCAACTCCAGTCGAGGGCATAGCAGGAAATGACATGTCATTATCATCTCATGCATTGCCTTATGATGAATCACCCTTCAAAAGTGAATCATTCAAACAAAAAGTAAATGTTAAGATGGGTTTctattttaccaatatttccATATCAGCCTATGGAAACCAAAGAAACCcctaaataatcacataatgggatgctctaagggtcacaaatgaaggtTTAAGGCTTCGGATAGGTAGTACCCAGCTTTAACTAaaatagtacctaaggtcggttaagatagtacctaaggttgattaaggtggtacttaaaggctattaaggtagtacctaaggtatagtccccaaaataccaaaggtgaaccacttgaccacacaaaataatcacataatgacatgctctaagggtcacgaATGAAGTTCTGAGGCTTCAGATAGGTagtacccaactttaactaaggtagtacataaggtcggttaagatagtacctaaggttgattaaggtggtacctaagggctattaaggtagtacttaaggtacaATCCCCAAAATAacaaaggtgaaccaattgagcatactaattaatcacataatggcatgctctaagggtcacaaatgaagtaagaaATGTCCACAATTGAAGTTCCAAGGCTTCAAACAAgtagtacccaagtttaactaaggtagtacctaatctccattaaggtagtacctaaggtacaatctcCAAAATAAGAAAGGTGAACCATTTCACCACactaaataatcacataatggcatgctctaagggtcacaaatgaagtaagtaatgtcCAAAATTGAAGTTCCAAGGCTTCGAACAAGTACtacccaagtttaactaagATACTACCTAAGCTCtgttaaagtagtacctaaggtacagtccctaaaaTAATAATGTGATTTGCAACTGGATATGTTGTAAGTTACATTTGGATTCAATGCAACTTGTAGGTCATATGGTTATTTTGGGAATAATATGATTTCCACAACACAACACAAAAGTTCAAGTCCACCAACAACTCCAAAATCGTTGATGTGCTCCATTTCAAACAAAGAAACTaaagaacaataaataaaaattatttaccttCCAATTTCAATTTAGGGTTAGGGCAAAACGTGACTCAATGATAGTAAGAGATATCTTGTTGACGAAGCCAATATTTTGGATTCCAACTTTCCGTTCGAGTACGCGCTGCTATAGTAAACTCACAATCACATATGCGCCTCTTGAAGTCGTCTTTTAACCACACATTCTTAGGATGGAATGCTCCATTTCGTTGCACTTTTATGTGGACAAGAAAGAAACATGCAAGTTAGAGTTTTGGATTAAtgcttttttttctctcaaatgaGACAATATTTGGGAAATTTTAGATAGGTCTCGAGATTGTGTAGGTGATGAAAccaagagggagagagagagagagagagagagaaatgttcccaaatcaGAGAGAAGAAAGGTTTCAAATTAGGGAAATAACAGCCGGTTGTCGGGTTGGGTGATTTTTCATAGGTTTCAAATTCagatttttctgttttttaaattttcagtCTCTCTTGTGACATAAAGGGCTTATTGCTGATATGGAGATAAGGTTGCAACTAACATGGAGGGACGGAGGGGCAATTTAGGAACATAAAATGGAGTCAGTAAAAAGTGTACAAGAAAGATAATATTTTCCCCTTTGATAGTTAAATCTCATATTCTAGCTGATTGAAGTTTGATTGTCATATTACTTTGAAATAACGGACTGCAAACACAACTTTCTCTAATTTCTAGGAACCAGCCCCATGTGGAGCAACACTCTAGTACTTTGTCCACACCATGTGGGCCCTCGCCACAACCACTTTCTACTGTGCATTAATTCCATTCCCTTTTATGGAACCTTAGAGATATTTTGTGTTGACTCAACAATATGAGTTGCGGAGACTTCCTTTAAAACCCTTGGGTTCCTCCTACAAACCATTATTCAGAGCTGCAGAGACTTTCTTTGATTAATTCCTTTCTACTTACAAACAAAGAATCATGGCTGGTTTTGTTGGGGAAGCTGTTTTGTCTGGTCTCATCCAGAAACTGATTGACATGGTCACCTCCCCTGAGCTCTGGAATTTCGCTAGCGAAGAGCACGTCCATTCTGAGCTTAACAAGTGGAAGAAAATTTTGACGAAGATCTATGCAGTCCTCCATGACGCAGAGGAGAAGCATATGACGGACCCCCTGGTGAAGATGTGGCTTGACGAGCTCGGAGACTTGGCTTATGATGTGGAGGACATCTTGGACAGCTTCGCCACTGAAGCTTTGCGACGCAATTTGATGGCGGAAACCCTTCCTTCTGGCACTCAACCTAGCACAAGTAAGTTACGGAGCCTCATCCCTTCTTGTTGTACTAGTTTCACTCCAAATTCTATTAAGTTTAATGCGGAGATGTGGTCCAAATTCAAGAAGATCACCGCCGGGTTACAAGAAATTTCTGCACAAAAAAATGATCTCCATTTAACAGAGAATATTGCTGGGAAGAGGTCTACCAAAACAAGGGAAATACTTCCCACCACTTCTTTAGTGGATGAGTCCCGTGTTTATGGTAGGGAAACGGATAAAGCAGCCATAGCCAACTTGTTACTCAGGGATGATCCATGTACTGATGAAGTCTGCGTGATTCCTGTTGTCGGTATGGCTGGTATTGGCAAAACTACTCTCGCCCAACTTGCATTCAACGATGATGAAGTAAAAGCTCATTTTGATTTGAGAGTTTGGGTCTATGTTTCTGATGATTTTGATGTCTTGAAGATCACGAAAACAATTCTACAATCAGTTTCTCCGAATACTCACGATGTTAATGATCGTAATTTGCTTCAGATGACACTAAGGGAGGACCTTTCCGGGAAGAAATTTCTTCTTATCCTAGACGATGTATGGAATGAGAACCTTGATTCGTGGGATTTTTTGTGCATGCCAATGAGATCAGGGGCACCGGGTAGTAAGCTTATTGTCACAACCCGTAATGAAGGTGTTGTATCAATCACTCGAACTCTCCCAGCTTATCGTCTTCAGGAGTTAGCATACGAAGATTGTTTATCTGTATTCACTCAACAAGCATTAAGGAAAAGTAATTTCGATGGTCATTCACACTTGAAAGAAGTTGGTGAGGAAATAGTGAGAAAGTGCAAGGGCATGCCTTTGGCAGCAAAGGCCCTTGGTGGCATGTTGCGCAACCAAGTAAGTCTTGATGCatgggaaaatattttaataggtAAGATATGGGATCTACCCAAAGACAAATGTCGCATTATTCCTGCTCTCAAGTTAAGCTACCATCATCTCCCTTCTCATTTGAAGCAGTGTTTTGCCTATTGTTCAATATTTCCGAAAGGCTATGAATTCGACAAAGATGAGTTAATCCAATTATGGATGGCCGAGGGTTTTCTTCaacaaacaaagtaaaataCCCGGCCGGAAGACTTGGGTTCTAAATACTTCTATGATTTATTGTCAAGGTCATTTTTTCAACaatctaatcacaattcatctCGATTTGTGATGCATGACCTAATCAATGATCTAGTTAAATATATAGCAGGCGAAACATGCTTTAATTTGGAGGGTATATTAGTGAATAGCAAACAATCCACCACTTTTAAAAAGGCTCGTCATTCATCTTTCAATAGTCAAGAGTATGAGATGCCTGAAAGATTCAAAGTCTTTCATAAGATGAAGTGTTTGCGAACACTGGTTGCATTGCCACTGAATGCCTTTTCTAGATATCACTTCATATCAAATAAGGTAATAAATAACTTTATACAGCAATTTAAATGTTTACGTGAATTATCTTTAAGTGGCTATTACATAAGTGGAGAGCTACCACATTCAATTGGTGATTTGAGACATCTACGTTATCTCAATTTGTCCAACTCTTCAATAAAAATGTTACCTGACTCCGTGGGTCATCTTTACAATCCACAGACATTAATATTATCTGATTGTTGGAGACTCACTAAGTTGCCTCTTGTGATTGGAGGCTTAATCAACCTTCGACATATTGATATTTCTGGTACTAGTCAACTACAGGAGATACCTTCCATCAGCAAACTCACAAATTTGCAAACATTATCTAAATATATTGTGGGAGAAAGTGATAGTTTGAGAATAAGAGAATTGAAGAACTTGCAGGACCTTCGAGGGAAGCTTTCCATTTCTGGGTTGCATAATGTGGTGGATACTGGAGATGCAATGCATGCTAATTTAGAAGAAAAGCACTACATTGAAGAGTTGACAATGGAATGGGGCGGTGATTTTGGTAATTCACGAAAAAGAATGAATGAGATGATTGTTTTAGAGGGGCTACGACCACCTAGAAACTTGAAAAGGCTCACAGTGGCATTTTATGGTGGATCAACATTTTCAGGTTGGATAAGGGACCCCTCATTCCCATCAATGACACAATTAATTCTAAAGAATTGCAGGAGATGCACCTCGTTACCATCTCTCGGCAAATTATCCTTACTCAAGACCTTGCATATTGAAGGGATGAGTGATATTAGAACCATAGATGTGGAATTCTATGGAGGGGTTGCCCAGCCTTTTCCATCCCTGGAGTTTCTAAAGTTTGAGAATATGCCGAAATGGGAAGACTGGTTTTTTCCTAATGCAGTTGAAGGAGTGGAATTATTTCCACGCCTAAGAGACCTTACCATAAGGAAATGCTCAAAGTTAGTTAGACAGTTGCCTGATTGCCTGCCATCCTTGGTGAAACTTGACATCTCTAAATGTCGAAATCTGGCCTTGTCTTTCTCAAGATTTGCTTCTCTGGGTGAACTAAATATAGAAGAATGCAAGGATATGGTGTTGAGAAGTGGGGTGGTTGCAGATAGTGGTGATCAGCTGACATCTAGGTGGGTTTGCAGTGGTCTTGAAAGCGCAGTGATTGGCCGCTGTGACTGGCTTGTATCATTGGATGACCAAAGACTGCCTTGCAATCTGAAAATGTTGAAGATAGCCGACTGCGTCAACCTGAAGAGCCTGCAAAATGGATTGCAGAATCTCACTTGTCTTGAAGAGCTGGAAATGATGGGATGCCTAGCAGTGGAGTCATTCCCGGAGACAGGTTTGCCGCCCATGCTGAGACGTCTTGTGCTGCAGAAATGCAGGAGCCTGAGGTCGCTGCCCTATAACTACAGCTCATGTCCCCTTGAATCCTTGGAGATTAGGTGTTGTCCATCTCTCATCTGCTTTCCACATGGTGGGTTACCCTCCACCCTCAAGCAACTGATGGTTGCAGATTGTATACGGCTAAAGTATCTACCAGATGGAATGATGCACCGCAATTCCATACACAGCAACAACGATTGTTGTCTTCAAATACTGAGGATACATGATTGCAAGTCTCTCAAGTTCTTCCCAAGAGGGGAGTTACCCCCCACCCTTGAGAGGCTTGAGATTCGGCATTGCTCCAACTTGGAGCCAGTATCAGAGAAAATGTGGCCCAATAATACAGCTCTTGAGTATTTAGAGTTGAGGGGTTATCCCAATCTGAAAATCCTACCAGAATGCCTTCACAGCGTCAAGCAGCTCAAAATAGAAGACTCTGGAGGTCTGGAGGGATTTCCAGAAAGAGGGTTTTCCGCCCCCAACCTCAGAGAGCTCCGTATTTGGAGATGCGAGAATCTCGAGTGCTTGCCGCATCAAATGAAGAGCCTCACATCTCTTCAGGTTTTCAACATGGAGAATTCTCCGGGAGTGAAGTCCTTCCCAGAAGGGGGTTTGGCCCCCAACctaaaatttctttcaattatAAATTGCAAGAATCTGAAGACGCCCATATCTGAGTGGGGCCTCCACACCCTCACCTCTCTTTCAACATTGAAGATTTGGGAAATGTTTCCAGGCAAGGCTTCCCTTTGGGACAATAAGTGCCTTTTTCCTACATCTCTCACAAACCTCCATATCAACCATATGGAATCCCTGACCTCCCTGGAACTCAAAAACATCATCTCCCTTCAACATCTATATATTGGGTGCTGCCCTAAGCTCCACTCCTTAAGACTCTGGACAACAACACTTGCAAGTCTTGAAATCATCGGCTGTCCTCTTCTTCAAGAAACGAAATTTCCCTCCTTTGCCCACATCCCCAAATTCAAAATTGATGGCAGAGTAAAGTATTCTACGGGTGGTGGAAAAAGAATGGAAACAGAAAGCCATTCAACCCTATCCTTGCATTGTTCATTCAGGTACAACCTGGTTTTCACTTCTCTTtgtttatctttttcctttttctttttgaagtttttttattttcatatttttaatattattgtcTTAGAAGTATATTTAATGGACTTAGACATGGATACCCAGATGTGAATTTCCATTCaaatgttaggattttttagTTGTGGAAacaaaaatgtattttgaaaCCTGAAACATTTCTTTTAACCAAGGAAAAGAATCATATTCATTCTTAAACTTCTCGAGGAGAAGATGAAAGAAGTAAACATATGTTGATAGTCAGTGAATCTTAAGCTAACCATGGCAACAAAGGGCTAAAAAGCTGGTGTTGAATGAAAGAATGAGGAATGTTGCATTGCTTATCCAAATAGCTTCATGGTATaacatttctaattttataaatatttacattgTTTCTTACTCCAATTTCTATCTGAACTTACTCCTTCAACCACTTGGAGTGTAATTATAAAGCAACTATGTACAAACTATCTGAAAAGAGCTCTTGTTTATATATGTATGAGGTTCTCTCTGTTTTTTCCATGCTAATTGAACTGCCAATTTTCATTGCACATTTACAGGGATCCAGCTTAATAAGGATATGGCAAGTATTGACAGggttaacaaagaaaaaagaagagagagagatgagaCATGATCCATTCTCTTGATGTATAGGTGACTTTCGCTTGGCTGCAGGTATTAATTGGGGGCTTTCTATTAAATTTCTGATTCCCCTTTTTGTTCTCGGCCTCAGTTCTGGGTGAGCATCGTTACTTCTACCTTTCTATTAATTCTAATGTAATTTTGTCTTTCTATAAATAACACATACTTCCAGCAGCCTCTTGCCCCGCCTAATTGGTATATTACTTATATGTTTCAGATGAAGGAAACCTCGATGACATTCTATTCCACCTTT
This DNA window, taken from Vitis riparia cultivar Riparia Gloire de Montpellier isolate 1030 chromosome 13, EGFV_Vit.rip_1.0, whole genome shotgun sequence, encodes the following:
- the LOC117927660 gene encoding putative disease resistance protein At3g14460 is translated as MHDLINDLVKYIAGETCFNLEGILVNSKQSTTFKKARHSSFNSQEYEMPERFKVFHKMKCLRTLVALPLNAFSRYHFISNKVINNFIQQFKCLRELSLSGYYISGELPHSIGDLRHLRYLNLSNSSIKMLPDSVGHLYNPQTLILSDCWRLTKLPLVIGGLINLRHIDISGTSQLQEIPSISKLTNLQTLSKYIVGESDSLRIRELKNLQDLRGKLSISGLHNVVDTGDAMHANLEEKHYIEELTMEWGGDFGNSRKRMNEMIVLEGLRPPRNLKRLTVAFYGGSTFSGWIRDPSFPSMTQLILKNCRRCTSLPSLGKLSLLKTLHIEGMSDIRTIDVEFYGGVAQPFPSLEFLKFENMPKWEDWFFPNAVEGVELFPRLRDLTIRKCSKLVRQLPDCLPSLVKLDISKCRNLALSFSRFASLGELNIEECKDMVLRSGVVADSGDQLTSRWVCSGLESAVIGRCDWLVSLDDQRLPCNLKMLKIADCVNLKSLQNGLQNLTCLEELEMMGCLAVESFPETGLPPMLRRLVLQKCRSLRSLPYNYSSCPLESLEIRCCPSLICFPHGGLPSTLKQLMVADCIRLKYLPDGMMHRNSIHSNNDCCLQILRIHDCKSLKFFPRGELPPTLERLEIRHCSNLEPVSEKMWPNNTALEYLELRGYPNLKILPECLHSVKQLKIEDSGGLEGFPERGFSAPNLRELRIWRCENLECLPHQMKSLTSLQVFNMENSPGVKSFPEGGLAPNLKFLSIINCKNLKTPISEWGLHTLTSLSTLKIWEMFPGKASLWDNKCLFPTSLTNLHINHMESLTSLELKNIISLQHLYIGCCPKLHSLRLWTTTLASLEIIGCPLLQETKFPSFAHIPKFKIDGRVKYSTGGGKRMETESHSTLSLHCSFRDPA
- the LOC117927661 gene encoding putative disease resistance RPP13-like protein 1 → MAGFVGEAVLSGLIQKLIDMVTSPELWNFASEEHVHSELNKWKKILTKIYAVLHDAEEKHMTDPLVKMWLDELGDLAYDVEDILDSFATEALRRNLMAETLPSGTQPSTSKLRSLIPSCCTSFTPNSIKFNAEMWSKFKKITAGLQEISAQKNDLHLTENIAGKRSTKTREILPTTSLVDESRVYGRETDKAAIANLLLRDDPCTDEVCVIPVVGMAGIGKTTLAQLAFNDDEVKAHFDLRVWVYVSDDFDVLKITKTILQSVSPNTHDVNDRNLLQMTLREDLSGKKFLLILDDVWNENLDSWDFLCMPMRSGAPGSKLIVTTRNEGVVSITRTLPAYRLQELAYEDCLSVFTQQALRKSNFDGHSHLKEVGEEIVRKCKGMPLAAKALGGMLRNQVSLDAWENILIGKIWDLPKDKCRIIPALKLSYHHLPSHLKQCFAYCSIFPKGYEFDKDELIQLWMAEGFLQQTK